A window from Desulfovibrio porci encodes these proteins:
- a CDS encoding integrase core domain-containing protein: KRTANLPVWTHRYNFVRPHTALGRKPPASRLSGG; this comes from the coding sequence GAAAAGAACAGCGAACTTGCCGGTCTGGACGCATCGCTACAACTTTGTGCGTCCGCATACGGCTCTTGGCAGAAAACCTCCAGCCTCAAGGCTGAGCGGAGGGTGA